One segment of Toxotes jaculatrix isolate fToxJac2 chromosome 8, fToxJac2.pri, whole genome shotgun sequence DNA contains the following:
- the rab5ab gene encoding RAB5A, member RAS oncogene family, b, translated as MASRGGATRPNGPNTGNKICQFKLVLLGESAVGKSSLVLRFVKGQFHEFQESTIGAAFLTQTVCLDDTTVKFEIWDTAGQERYHSLAPMYYRGAQAAIVVYDITNEESFVRAKNWVKELQRQASPNIVIALAGNKADLANKRALDFQDAQSYADDNSLLFMETSAKTSMNVNEIFMAIAKKLPKNEPIAAGANSGRNRGVDLTETAQPTSRPCCSN; from the exons ATGGCAAGTAGAGGTGGAGCTACACGACCCAATGGGCCAAACACAGGCAACAAGATTTGTCAGTTCAAACTTGTGCTTTTAGGAGAGTCAGCGGTGGGGAAGTCAAGTCTCGTACTTCGTTTCGTCAAGGGACAGTTTCACGAATTCCAAGAGAGCACAATTGGAG CTGCCTTCCTGACTCAGACAGTATGTTTGGACGACACAACAGTCAAGTTTGAAATCTGGGACACAGCTGGTCAGGAGCGCTACCACAGTCTGGCTCCCATGTACTACAGAGGTGCCCAGGCAGCCATCGTGGTCTACGATATAACAAATGAG GAGTCATTTGTGCGGGCAAAGAACTGGGTTAAAGAGCTTCAGAGACAAGCCAGTCCAAATATTGTAATAGCCCTGGCTGGGAACAAGGCTGATCTCGCAAACAAGAGAGCACTGGACTTCCAG GATGCACAGTCATACGCAGATGATAACAGCTTGCTTTTCATGGAAACATCAGCAAAGACCTCTATGAACGTGAATGAGATTTTCATGGCAATTG CAAAGAAACTACCCAAGAACGAGCCTATAGCCGCTGGAGCCAATAGCGGGCGGAACCGGGGAGTGGACCTGACAGAGACGGCTCAGCCCACCAGCCGTCCCTGCTGCAGTAACTAA